One Bos taurus isolate L1 Dominette 01449 registration number 42190680 breed Hereford chromosome 16, ARS-UCD2.0, whole genome shotgun sequence DNA window includes the following coding sequences:
- the ANGPTL7 gene encoding angiopoietin-related protein 7 precursor — MLKKTLSAVAWLCIFLVAFVSHPVWPQKPPKRKTPAELTAATCCEEAKALQAQIANLSSLLSDLGKKQERDWVSVVMQVMELESSAKSMETRLTEAESKYSEMNNQIGIMQLQAAQTVTQTSADAIYDCSSLYQKNYRISGVYKLPPDDFLGSPELEVFCDMETSGGGWTIIQRRKSGLVSFYRDWKQYKQGFGSIRGDFWLGNDHIHRLSRRPTRLRVEMQDWEGNMRYAEYSHFVLGNELNSYRLFLGNYSGDVGNDALIYHNNTAFSTKDKDNDNCLDKCAQLRKGGYWYNCCTDSNLNGVYYRLGEHNKHLDGITWYGWHGSSYSLKRVEMKIRPEDFQP; from the exons ATGCTGAAAAAGACTCTCTCGGCCGTGGCGTGGCTCTGCATTTTCCTCGTGGCCTTTGTCAGCCACCCAGTTTGGCCACAGAAGCCCCCTAAGCGCAAGACCCCAGCAGAGCTCACCGCAGCCACCTGCTGTGAGGAGGCAAAGGCGCTCCAGGCCCAGATCGCCAACCTGAGCAGCCTGCTGAGCGACCTGGGCAAGAAGCAGGAGAGGGATTGGGTCAGCGTGGTCATGCAGGTGATGGAGCTGGAAAGCAGCGCCAAGAGCATGGAGACGCGGCTCACTGAGGCCGAGAGCAAGTACTCCGAGATGAACAACCAGATCGGCATTATGCAGCTGCAGGCAGCGCAGACGGTCACCCAGACCTCGGCAG ATGCCATCTACGACTGCTCATCCCTCTACCAGAAGAACTACCGCATCTCTGGAGTATATAAGCTTCCTCCTGACGACTTCTTGGGCAGCCCTGAACTGGAG GTGTTCTGTGACATGGAGACTTCAGGCGGCGGCTGGACCATCATTCAGAGACGGAAGAGTGGCCTCGTCTCCTTCTACCGGGACTGGAAGCAGTACAAGCAGGGCTTTGGCAGCATCCGTGGGGACTTCTGGCTGGGGAATGACCACATCCACCGGCTCTCCAGGCGGCCCACCCGGCTGCGTGTGGAGATGCAG GACTGGGAGGGCAACATGCGCTACGCCGAGTACAGCCACTTTGTTCTGGGCAATGAACTGAACAGCTATCGCCTCTTCCTGGGGAACTACAGCGGCGACGTGGGGAATGACGCCCTCATCTATCACAACAACACAGCCTTCAGCACCAAGGACAAGGACAACGACAACTGCTTGGACAAGTGTGCCCAGCTCCGCAAAG GTGGATACTGGTACAACTGCTGCACAGACTCCAACCTCAATGGCGTCTACTATCGCCTCGGGGAGCACAACAAGcacctggatggcatcacctggtATGGCTGGCACGGCTCCAGTTACTCCCTCAAACGAGTGGAGATGAAAATCCGCCCGGAAGACTTCCAGCCGTAG